The Thermotoga caldifontis AZM44c09 genomic interval GACAAAGTGGAACAGACGGCCGTAGTGGTGAGCGAGCTGAGCCAGCAGGCCAAGAACATAGGTCAGATACTTCAGACGATCAACTCGATAGCAGAGCAGACGAACCTTTTGGCGTTGAACGCGGCGATAGAGGCAGCGAGGGCGGGAGAAGCAGGCAGAGGTTTTGCGGTGGTTGCGGACGAGATAAGGAAGCTTGCAGAAGAGAGCAAGAGAGCGACGGACCGGATAGGACAGATACTGAGTCAGATAAGTCAGGGTGCGATGAAGGCGGATGGGGCGACGAAAGAAGTTGTGGGAGTGGTTGAGGGGATAAGCAAAGATGCAGAAGGGGTGGAGGGTCAGTTCAGGAAGATAGCGGAGCAGATAGACGGTATGGTGAGTCAGATAGAGAGCCTGGCGGCGAGTGCAGAGGAACAGAGTGCGGCGGCTGAAGAGATGAGCAGTGCGATGGACACAGCGACGAAGTCGATCAGCACGATAGCACACCAGATAGAAGAAATGACGAAGGCGGTGAAAGAGCAGGCGAACGCGAGCCAGGGTGTGAGCAGTCTGTCTGAAGAGATGTCTTCGATCGCGGAGAGTTTGGTAGAGCAGGTGAGAAAGTTCAAAATCTGAGAACACTCTGGAAAGAAGATGGGCCCCTTCGGGCCCATTTTTCTTCACCAAGCTGTTGACCGCAACGGTTCACATACCCAGATACGCCTTCTTCACCAGATCGCTCTCGAGTAGCTCTTTCCCTGTACCGTGTGCGACGATCCTTCCTGTCTGGAGCACGTAACCTCTGCTGGCTATCTCCAGGGCTTCCTGAACCTTCTGTTCCACCAGGAGTACCGCGACGCTTTTTTTCATCCGGCCAAGTTTGAAGCAGGGAAGAAACAGAGCATGTCGTGACGAGTCATCAACACTTCATTTGAGAATGGCAGAATAGGATTGAAGGGAGCGAGGAACGGTGAGCAAATGGACTTCAGTACTGACATGCGTTTTGCTTTTCTGGATCGTCGTCGTTTTCTATTTCGGTACCAGAAACGCGATCGTTTCTTCTAAGCAAGCTCGCTGGGCCTACACCGTTTTGAAAAAGATCGACCAGATGCTGGACTTTTCACAGACGGAGCTTTTCACGAAGATCAGGAATGGCTTGAACAGGCTCTGGTTCGGCAACAAGAAGATGCCATCGATCGAGCTCGTTCGGAAATCTGCACATTTTGGTCTGTACATGATACTCGGGATCGTGGCTTTTTGGTTCGCGCTGGTGTATTCTCGAAGCTTGTTGATCGCAACGCTCATGGGTGTTTCGCTGGCTGCGCTCGTGGCAAGTCTGGACGAATATTTTCAACAGTTCAGAGGGAGAGGCGCTTCACTCAACGATGTCGTGATCGACATCTCAGGTGCACTGACAGGAACGATCCTCTGCTTGGTCGTCTTCGGTGTTGTGAAATCGCTAAGGACATTGTCGAAGAGAAGGATGGAATCGATCAACGGAAAAATCTAAGATGGAGACCGATCAGAACGTTCGTCGCTTCAGCATGAACGATCATCGAGTTTTGATGTTCTGTGATAGCAACGACGGGAGCAACAGCAAACTGTACATCGCAGCGAGCAACATACCAACGAATATGAGCGTTGCTATGTGCACGTGAACCTTCATGGGTGAAAGGAACAACACAGAGAATCCCAGAGCAACGCCGAACGCGTTAGCAACGATGGGTTTTCGTGTGAGCATGTAGGCTTCCACCACGGATTTGTGTTTCAGATACGCACAACCGAAGTGTATCGCATAATCGATACCCGCACCGAGCACTATGTTCATGAGGCATGCGCTGATGGCGTTCAGAGGAATTCTGAACAATCCCATCGCCCCGTAGAGACTCAACAGCGTCATCGCGATGGGTAAACACGCGACGAGGCCGAGTTTGAAATTTCTGAGCGTGAAACCCATCATGAGCGCGATGGCAAGCAGCGCAAAAACTAAACTGGTACGCAGATTCTCTATGACGAATTCGTTCATTTCCATGTACTTGAAGTCTTCACCAGAGAGTTTGATCGACTTTATCGAACCTTCAGCGAGAGAAGACGCGATCGTTTCGATCCGCCTGTACGTTTTACTATCGACACGCTTTGGAAAGGCCAGCATGAGTGCGGAATTGTTCTTCCGGTCAAAAAGGATGCCTTCAGGCAGGATCGCCAGAACGAGATTTCTGAGAGGTTGTGGTAGCAGCTCGTACAGATCCAGCAGTGAGAAAGTCCTTTCGCAGTGATCCTTCAGACTGTCTCTCACCATCTTCAGCGATTCGAGGCCTTCTCGACTCTGCACGTCCACGTTGAGATCGATCTTCAAGAATATGGGAACCTTTATGCCC includes:
- a CDS encoding ATP-binding cassette domain-containing protein yields the protein MKKSVAVLLVEQKVQEALEIASRGYVLQTGRIVAHGTGKELLESDLVKKAYLGM
- a CDS encoding VanZ family protein; the encoded protein is MSKWTSVLTCVLLFWIVVVFYFGTRNAIVSSKQARWAYTVLKKIDQMLDFSQTELFTKIRNGLNRLWFGNKKMPSIELVRKSAHFGLYMILGIVAFWFALVYSRSLLIATLMGVSLAALVASLDEYFQQFRGRGASLNDVVIDISGALTGTILCLVVFGVVKSLRTLSKRRMESINGKI